In Montipora capricornis isolate CH-2021 chromosome 4, ASM3666992v2, whole genome shotgun sequence, a single genomic region encodes these proteins:
- the LOC138046475 gene encoding uncharacterized protein: MFGNASISEVIQSHADNRDACEDSSIMRDIHDCPSWKQAFSEEGFCNGDLRGMLLQLSTDGVNPFSSNKVNYSMWPIMLTVLNLPRNVRNLFENIMLAGIVPAQTEGPEPKHLDPFLEIVVDEVLELSGATFFDAFRNASFTFKVALMSYVLYYPGLGKVFTAAGQTALQGCMWCEIRGQFVSSLDKVVYLENRCYLSEDHPLRKQKRTCPDFKPETTSAPADANISDILWNSVAHNRAKSTAQASNVAKATGSRGANCFMLLPNYDRPNQAFPDLIHDLKNIVCTFFDLITGKGDSIKVRKAEKELGRFQGCWLQEKQVDEPEAAGKATQSDETKTEQTARKRGKAKSERNMLPAAPFRLSSADLKLADKRALNVCVPSGYGWKPCAFFCKKPYLKSHDWKQLATDGILKFCLRGLLGRNQRISLFLPPGCSEKICSDTEELHDLPALEKEVNEVCAQLERDFPISVQTISLHILRHSVNGIEQQGPVHSWWMYCYERFNSWICQRVKNRRFPEATVMETYRSGLDTNTYPISTGK, from the exons ATGTTTGGAAACGCAAGTATTTCTGAAGTCATTCAGAGCCATGCTGATAATCGTGATGCGTGTGAAGACTCTTCCATTATGCGTGACATTCATGATTGCCCTTCATGGAAACAAGCTTTCTCGGAGGAAGGATTCTGCAATGGCGATCTCCGAGGAATGCTGTTACAACTTTCCACTGATGGTGTCAATCCGTTTAGTAGCAATAAGGTCAATTACTCAATGTGGCCAATTATGCTTACTGTCCTTAACCTACCTAGGAACGTACGCAATCTGTTTGAGAATATCATGCTTGCTGGTATAGTTCCAGCTCAAACAGAAGGCCCAGAGCCAAAACACCTTGATCCATTCCTTGAAATAGTGGTAGATGAAGTTCTGGAACTGTCTGGTGCCACGTTTTTTGATGCCTTCAGAAATGCGTCATTTACATTCAAAGTTGCCCTGATGAGTTATGTTCTTTACTATCCTGGTCTGGGAAAGGTTTTTACAGCAGCAGGCCAGACTGCCTTACAAGGTTGCATGTGGTGTGAGATTAGAG GCCAATTTGTGTCCTCTTTGGACAAGGTAGTCTATCTGGAAAACAGATGCTATCTTAGTGAAGATCACCCCTTGCGTAAACAGAAAAGGACCTGTCCAGACTTCAAACCAGAAACAACGTCAGCACCAGCAGATGCCAATATCAGTGATATTCTTTGGAATTCAGTTGCCCACAACAGAGCAAAGAGCACAGCACAAGCCAGTAACGTTGCTAAAGCTACTGGATCACGAGGTGCCAACTGTTTCATGTTGTTGCCCAACTATGACAGGCCAAATCAAGCTTTTCCTGACCTGATACATGACCTCAAAAATATTGTTTGCACATTTTTTGACTTAATTACTGGTAAAGGTGATAGCATAAAAGTTAGAAAGGCAGAAAAAGAGTTGGGTCGTTTTCAAGGATGCTGGCTACAGGAAAAGCAAGTTGACGAGCCTGAAGCAGCTGGAAAGGCCACACAAA gTGATGAAACCAAAACAGAGCAAACAGCGAGAAAAAGAGGCAAAGCAAAGAGCGAAAGAAACATGCTGCCTGCTGCTCCATTTCGTCTATCTAGTGCGGACCTCAAACTGGCTGATAAGCGGGCACTTAATGTGTGCGTGCCCTCAGGTTATGGCTGGAAGCCATGTGCTTTCTTCTGTAAGAAACCATACCTCAAATCACATGACTGGAAACAG CTTGCCACAGATGGAATCTTAAAGTTCTGCTTAAGAGGCCTTCTTGGACGAAACCAAAGGATTTCACTCTTTCTGCCTCCTGGATGTTCTGAAAAGATTTGTAGTGACACTGAGGAATTGCATGACTTGCCTGCCTTGGAAAAGGAAGTAAATGAAGTCTGTGCACAGTTAGAACGTGACTTCCCTATTAGTGTTCAG ACCATAAGTCTTCACATCTTGCGCCATTCTGTAAATGGGATCGAGCAACAAGGCCCAGTCCACAGTTGGTGGATGTATTGCTATGAACGATTCAACAGTTGGATCTGTCAGAGGGTCAAAAATCGGCGTTTTCCAGAAGCTACTGTTATGGAAACATACAGA tCAGGGCTCGACACTAACACTTACCCGATTTCCACTGGAAAGTAA